The following coding sequences are from one Coffea arabica cultivar ET-39 chromosome 11e, Coffea Arabica ET-39 HiFi, whole genome shotgun sequence window:
- the LOC113716888 gene encoding probable glycosyltransferase At3g07620, giving the protein MALYSLFTSHASPRRVLRRQQRGLLLPPLSPLVCVVVIVLTAVVMVVLFLLGTTKLLRYRTLIQKPIVLVREEMVGRKNHTAVLKTLPDFEAHKVRAGAAESNWKPVTPPTPSLPHLAPLPSASHQLPLQLQMMRNSSSNNIVMGPYHNWELFSADYQEMLLNLKIFVYPDVHSSSSKANRNSSSQAPNYDSVFLPLANPTNPKLGNYYSEHAFKVALLHSSLVTDRPEDANFFFMPFSINAMRNHPLLHSASSISDFIAQYTTRISFDFTFWNASDGADHFYVCCHSIGRDAASKHLALHNNAIQVTCSSSYFQRLYITHKDIGLPQVWPRRRDEDHRPFNPPAARNILVFFAGRAQNSLVRQKLLDLWSNDTSFAISSGGLSLPYEEGFKRSKYCLHVKGYEVNTARVSDAIHYGCIPVIISNYYDLPFASVLDWSKFSIIVSEKDIHVLKEILLSVSKETYLKLYKNLSMVRRHFAWHSTPRGYDAFYMTAYQLWLKRGLQRIA; this is encoded by the exons ATGGCCCTCTATTCGTTGTTCACCAGCCACGCCAGCCCCCGACGAGTCCTACGTCGACAGCAACGGGGCTTGCTTTTGCCGCCACTTTCGCCCTTAGTGTGTGTGGTGGTCATCGTTCTCACTGCGGTAGTGATGGTGGTACTATTTCTACTGGGAACGACGAAGCTGCTGAGGTACAGAACCTTGATCCAGAAACCCATAGTCTTAGTGCGGGAAGAGATGGTGGGTCGCAAGAATCACACAGCTGTACTAAAGACGTTGCCAGATTTCGAAGCCCACAAAGTGAGAGCAGGAGCGGCGGAGAGTAATTGGAAACCGGTCACACCCCCCACCCCTAGTCTTCCGCATCTAGCTCCTTTACCATCAGCATCCCACCAATTACCGTTACAGTTACAGATGATGAgaaacagcagcagcaacaaTATCGTCATGGGTCCTTATCACAACTGGGAACTTTTCTCCGCTGACTATCAGGAAATGCTGCTTAATCTCAAGATTTTCGTGTACCCGGATGTCCACTCATCATCATCAAAAGCAAACAGAAACTCCTCCTCCCAGGCCCCTAATTATGACAGCGTTTTCCTTCCCCTAGCAAACCCCACTAACCCCAAGCTTGGGAATTATTACAGTGAGCACGCGTTTAAGGTGGCTCTTCTTCACAGTTCCCTGGTCACCGACCGTCCGGAGGACGCCAATTTCTTCTTTATGCCTTTCTCCATAAATGCCATGCGTAATCACCCTCTCCTGCATTCCGCCTCATCCATTTCAGATTTCATTGCCCAATACACGACCAGAATTAGCTTCGACTTCACATTTTGGAATGCCTCCGACGGTGCTGATCACTTCTATGTCTGCTGTCATTCCATTGGTCGGGATGCCGCTTCCAAGCACCTTGCTTTACATAACAACGCTATTCAAGTCACTTGTTCCTCCAGCTACTTTCAGAGGCTCTACATTACGCACAAAGACATCGGATTACCCCAAGTTTGGCCTCGCCGACGTGACGAGGACCACCGACCGTTCAATCCTCCAGCCGCTAG AAATATACTCGTCTTTTTCGCCGGGCGAGCGCAGAATTCACTTGTCCGTCAGAAGTTACTGGATCTATGGAGCAACGATACATCTTTTGCGATATCCTCTGGAGGTCTATCCCTTCCTTACGAGGAAGGGTTCAAAAGAAGCAAATACTGCCTCCATGTCAAAGGCTACGAGGTGAACACTGCTAGAGTCAGTGACGCGATACATTATGGATGCATTCCAGTTATAATCTCCAACTACTACGACCTTCCATTTGCTAGCGTCTTAGACTGGAGCAAGTTCTCAATTATCGTGAGTGAAAAAGATATTCATGTTTTGAAGGAAATATTGTTGTCAGTATCCAAGGAAACGTATTTAAAGTTGTACAAAAATCTAAGCATGGTTAGGAGACATTTCGCCTGGCACAGCACTCCCAGAGGTTATGATGCCTTCTACATGACAGCTTACCAACTGTGGTTAAAGAGAGGTTTGCAAAGAATAGCTTAG
- the LOC113716892 gene encoding uncharacterized protein isoform X2, with product MALNPQVFPNGMPVPFVNEMFVLARDGVDFEVDKIPGAQGGHVKAKGIIYLSNIRMVFVANKPVGDFAAFDLPLVVPENEQRALFSTHSFKILFKEGGCGTFVPLFFNLIHSVRQYNQETSRAGPQLDPLQASQTPVDEMMRHAYVDPNDPTRIFLQQPNPQSQLRRRGYHSQPANHAI from the exons ATGGCTCTGAATCCTCAGGTGTTTCCTAACGGGATGCCCGTGCCGTTTGTGAACGAGATGTTCGTATTAGCCAGAGATGGCGTGGATTTCGAGGTTGACAAGATCCCCGG AGCTCAAGGAGGACATGTCAAAGCAAAGGGCATAATTTACTTGTCCAATATACGTATGGTTTTTGTTGCAAATAAACCTGTTGGAGACTTTGCTGCTTTTGATCTGCCCCTG GTTGTACCTGAAAACGAGCAAAGGGCTCTATTCTCTACTCATTCATTCAAGATTTTATTCAAGGAAGGTGGTTGCGGAACTTTTGTGCCCTTATTCTTTAACCTAATTCATTCTGTGAGACAATATAATCAAGAGACATCAAGAGCAGGTCCTCAGTTGGATCCCTTGCAAGCATCACAGACGCCTGTTGATGAAATGATGCGACATGC GTATGTTGACCCAAATGATCCTACAAGGATATTCTTGCAGCAACCAAATCCTCAGTCACAGCTCAGGCGCCGAGGCTACCATTCACAGCCTGCTAATCATGCCATTTGA
- the LOC113716892 gene encoding UPF0664 stress-induced protein C29B12.11c-like isoform X1 — protein sequence MALNPQVFPNGMPVPFVNEMFVLARDGVDFEVDKIPGAQGGHVKAKGIIYLSNIRMVFVANKPVGDFAAFDLPLLYIRGEKFNQPIFFCNNISGSVDPVVPENEQRALFSTHSFKILFKEGGCGTFVPLFFNLIHSVRQYNQETSRAGPQLDPLQASQTPVDEMMRHAYVDPNDPTRIFLQQPNPQSQLRRRGYHSQPANHAI from the exons ATGGCTCTGAATCCTCAGGTGTTTCCTAACGGGATGCCCGTGCCGTTTGTGAACGAGATGTTCGTATTAGCCAGAGATGGCGTGGATTTCGAGGTTGACAAGATCCCCGG AGCTCAAGGAGGACATGTCAAAGCAAAGGGCATAATTTACTTGTCCAATATACGTATGGTTTTTGTTGCAAATAAACCTGTTGGAGACTTTGCTGCTTTTGATCTGCCCCTG CTTTACATTCGCGGTGAAAAATTTAACCAACCAATATTCTTCTGCAACAATATATCTGGATCTGTCGACCCT GTTGTACCTGAAAACGAGCAAAGGGCTCTATTCTCTACTCATTCATTCAAGATTTTATTCAAGGAAGGTGGTTGCGGAACTTTTGTGCCCTTATTCTTTAACCTAATTCATTCTGTGAGACAATATAATCAAGAGACATCAAGAGCAGGTCCTCAGTTGGATCCCTTGCAAGCATCACAGACGCCTGTTGATGAAATGATGCGACATGC GTATGTTGACCCAAATGATCCTACAAGGATATTCTTGCAGCAACCAAATCCTCAGTCACAGCTCAGGCGCCGAGGCTACCATTCACAGCCTGCTAATCATGCCATTTGA